A stretch of the Papaver somniferum cultivar HN1 chromosome 6, ASM357369v1, whole genome shotgun sequence genome encodes the following:
- the LOC113286887 gene encoding phosphatidylinositol transfer protein 3-like, whose protein sequence is MSTDVAQANSNGNVKLSSSSSSSSSSNEEQEKINEVRRSLGPLKGALAAYCTDASIARYLRARNWHVKKATKMLKQTLKWRSEYKPEEIRWEHIANEAATGKIYRLNQVDKYGRTVLVLRPSSENSKSTKGKIRYFVYCMENAILNLAESQEQMVWLIDFHGFNMSHISVNVTRETAIVLQNHYPERLGVAILYNPPKFFEPFWMIVKPFLEPKTQKKVKFVYSDDPNRKKIMEDLFDMDDLESSFGGNKQVCFNISEYSERMKEEEKKMPAFWSTEISPVTAQQQPTSEPTPPTDPVNVVSDSGESDKEQTKTTSAREVESIHISPENNLPDVVHECSVDGEKQGHSAEGISKIDQEIIEVK, encoded by the exons ATGAGTACAGATGTAGCTCAGGCCAATTCAAATGGAAATGTAaaattatcttcatcatcatcatcatcatcttcatctaatGAAGAACAGGAAAAG ATTAATGAAGTGAGAAGGTCATTAGGACCATTGAAAGGTGCTTTAGCGGCTTACTGTACCGATGCATCAATTGCTAGATATCTTAGGGCTAGGAACTGGCATGTCAAGAAAGCAACTAAAATGCTAAAGCAAACCTTGAAATGGAGGTCTGAATACAAGCCGGAGGAAATTCGCTGG GAACACATTGCTAATGAAGCTGCGACAGGGAAAATTTACAGATTGAATCAAGTTGACAAGTATGGAAGAACTGTTCTTGTCCTGAGACCTTCTAGCGAG AACTCAAAGTCAACAAAAGGGAAAATTCGGTATTTTGTATATTGCATGGAGAATGCAATTCTGAATCTGGCAGAAAGCCAGGAGCAGATGGTCTGGCTCATTGATTTCCATGGATTCAATATGTCACACATATCTGTGAATGTAACACGAGAGACGGCTATTGTCTTACAAAATCATTACCCAGAGAGGTTGGGTGTTGCAATCCTATATAACCCACCAAAGTTCTTCGAACCCTTTTGGATG attgtGAAACCCTTTCTAGAGCCCAAGACTCAGAAAAAGGTGAAGTTTGTATACTCTGACGACCCCAATAGAAAGAAGATAATGGAGGACCTATTCGACATGGATGATCTTGAGTCCTCATTTGGAGGAAACAAACAAGTGTGTTTCAATATTAGTGAGTACTCTGAgagaatgaaagaagaagaaaagaagatgcCTGCATTTTGGTCAACAGAGATCTCCCCTGTCACagcacaacaacaaccaacctcaGAACCAACTCCGCCTACTGATCCTGTCAACGTAGTTTCAGATTCGGGTGAGTCCGATAAAGAACAAACCAAGACCACTTCAGCTCGTGAAGTTGAATCAATACATATCTCACCAGAGAACAATTTGCCAGATGTGGTGCATGAGTGTTCCGTCGACGGTGAAAAGCAAGGACATTCTGCTGAAGGGATCAGCAAAATTGATCAAGAAATTATTGAAGTAAAGTGA